From Paenibacillus polymyxa, the proteins below share one genomic window:
- a CDS encoding DUF5665 domain-containing protein, with translation MNGEGAAIASDKGIAGDQAEKLSRVEKLVQAVSEQMERTRIADYALLLNKPWRLLWLNLISGVSRGIGIALGFTFFAATIIYVLQVLGALNLPIIGDYIADIVRIVQRQLELTTY, from the coding sequence ATGAACGGAGAAGGGGCCGCCATAGCCTCAGATAAGGGAATAGCAGGTGACCAGGCAGAGAAACTAAGTCGTGTGGAAAAGCTGGTGCAAGCTGTATCAGAGCAGATGGAACGAACACGTATTGCAGATTACGCTTTGCTGCTGAATAAGCCTTGGCGATTACTTTGGCTAAACCTAATATCAGGTGTTTCCCGTGGAATCGGCATTGCGCTAGGATTTACTTTTTTTGCCGCTACCATAATTTATGTGCTGCAAGTGCTCGGAGCGTTGAATTTGCCGATTATCGGTGATTATATCGCTGATATTGTACGGATCGTACAGCGACAATTAGAGCTTACTACCTACTAG
- a CDS encoding TraR/DksA C4-type zinc finger protein produces MSPLTEQQLQGLRNELLERKKEIEHRLQNNDHYGLGDSQRDQTGELSPIDNHPGDLATETYERAKDISLLEHDEFQLERIKSALMAMDKGTYGICAASGKPIPYERLLAVPYTIYCKEYSPETEVSNNRPVEEEFLAPAFGRTSLDEREEQNGFDGEDAWQIVENWGTSNTPAMAESGEIHRYDDMEIEAGDDNMGFVEPYESFVATDIYGRNVSIVRSSIYQRYIEDGEGEGLLEPDLHEDESEA; encoded by the coding sequence ATGTCCCCATTGACGGAGCAACAATTGCAGGGCTTGCGTAACGAACTGCTGGAACGCAAAAAGGAAATTGAGCATCGTTTGCAAAACAACGACCATTATGGACTCGGCGATTCTCAACGCGACCAAACCGGTGAGCTTTCTCCCATCGATAACCATCCAGGCGATCTAGCTACCGAAACCTATGAGCGAGCCAAAGATATTTCCTTACTGGAGCATGACGAGTTTCAATTGGAACGTATCAAATCAGCCTTGATGGCTATGGATAAGGGAACCTATGGCATTTGCGCCGCCAGCGGCAAACCCATCCCCTATGAACGCCTGTTGGCTGTTCCCTATACCATTTATTGCAAAGAATACAGTCCTGAAACAGAAGTATCCAACAACCGTCCGGTGGAGGAAGAATTTCTCGCTCCCGCGTTCGGTAGAACAAGCCTGGATGAGCGTGAAGAACAAAACGGCTTTGACGGTGAAGATGCTTGGCAGATCGTTGAAAATTGGGGAACCTCTAACACCCCGGCCATGGCGGAAAGTGGTGAAATCCACCGCTATGATGATATGGAAATTGAAGCTGGCGATGATAATATGGGCTTCGTAGAGCCATATGAAAGCTTTGTCGCTACTGACATTTATGGCAGAAATGTATCCATTGTCCGCAGTTCTATTTATCAGCGTTATATAGAAGATGGCGAGGGTGAAGGTCTGCTGGAGCCGGATTTGCACGAGGACGAATCGGAAGCTTAA
- the lspA gene encoding signal peptidase II, translated as MIYFGIALIIFLIDQGVKYLVATRMELYEQIPVIGNFFLITSHRNRGAAFGILEGQRWLFIVITIVVVIGIVWYLRKTVRAGQKLLPVALSLVLGGAVGNFLDRAISGEVVDFAQFNFGSYTFPIFNVADSAIVIGVALIILDTLLESRREKGNGNDSVEGKS; from the coding sequence GTGATTTATTTTGGTATTGCGCTAATTATTTTTTTGATTGATCAGGGTGTCAAATATTTGGTGGCTACGCGGATGGAATTGTACGAGCAAATACCAGTCATCGGCAATTTCTTTTTAATCACCTCTCATCGTAATCGCGGAGCCGCTTTTGGGATTTTGGAAGGGCAACGCTGGCTTTTTATCGTGATTACAATTGTAGTTGTGATCGGTATCGTATGGTACCTGAGAAAAACGGTCAGAGCTGGGCAAAAACTACTTCCTGTTGCGCTAAGTTTGGTGCTTGGGGGAGCGGTTGGTAATTTTTTGGATCGAGCTATTTCTGGAGAAGTAGTTGATTTTGCACAGTTCAATTTTGGAAGCTACACATTCCCGATTTTTAATGTGGCAGACTCGGCAATTGTCATCGGTGTTGCACTGATTATTTTGGATACATTGCTGGAATCGCGTCGGGAAAAAGGGAATGGCAATGATAGCGTTGAAGGGAAGTCATAG
- a CDS encoding RluA family pseudouridine synthase, producing the protein MNEVNENGEAIGLSYEDELEGESLEWTADSEDVKTRIDKYIAEEMKEVSRSQIQLWIGNGRVLVNGAAVKANYKLAEGDHIVLSVPEPESVDIMPENIPLDVVYEDSDVIVINKQRGLVVHPAPGHSSGTLVNALMYHCHDLSGINGELRPGIVHRIDKDTSGLLMAAKNDQAHASLAAQLKDHSVTRKYIALVHGHLSHDQGTVDAPIGRDSGDRKLFTVTERNSKHAVTHFLVIERLGDYTLLELQLETGRTHQIRVHMKFIGHPLVGDPMYGRSKGVRMDGQALHAAVLGFKHPTTGEYLEFSRPIPPDMEDVLTSLRSR; encoded by the coding sequence ATGAACGAAGTGAATGAAAACGGCGAAGCCATAGGTCTGTCTTATGAGGACGAACTGGAGGGTGAATCTCTGGAATGGACAGCGGATTCAGAGGATGTCAAAACACGTATAGATAAATACATCGCCGAAGAAATGAAGGAAGTGTCTCGTTCCCAGATCCAGCTGTGGATCGGGAATGGTCGGGTACTGGTGAACGGTGCGGCGGTCAAAGCGAACTACAAGCTGGCTGAAGGAGATCATATCGTACTATCGGTACCTGAACCAGAAAGTGTAGATATTATGCCGGAAAATATTCCGCTAGATGTCGTATACGAGGATTCGGACGTTATTGTCATTAACAAGCAACGTGGTCTAGTTGTGCATCCTGCACCAGGACACTCCTCGGGAACACTGGTCAACGCACTGATGTACCACTGCCATGACCTTTCCGGCATTAACGGGGAATTACGTCCTGGTATTGTTCACCGTATTGATAAGGATACATCAGGACTGCTGATGGCAGCTAAAAATGATCAGGCCCACGCATCACTTGCAGCACAGCTGAAGGATCATAGCGTGACTCGGAAATATATAGCATTGGTCCACGGTCATTTGAGTCACGATCAGGGAACCGTAGATGCCCCGATTGGTCGTGATTCAGGTGACCGTAAATTGTTCACGGTTACGGAACGCAACAGCAAGCATGCAGTTACCCATTTTCTCGTCATTGAACGGTTAGGTGATTATACCCTGCTTGAACTTCAATTGGAGACAGGACGGACACACCAAATTCGTGTTCACATGAAATTCATTGGACATCCATTGGTTGGCGACCCTATGTATGGACGCAGTAAAGGGGTTCGTATGGATGGCCAAGCGCTGCATGCAGCGGTTCTGGGATTTAAGCATCCAACTACTGGAGAGTACTTAGAATTTAGCAGACCGATCCCTCCTGATATGGAGGACGTATTAACGTCCTTGCGTAGTCGCTAA
- the pyrR gene encoding bifunctional pyr operon transcriptional regulator/uracil phosphoribosyltransferase PyrR, giving the protein MSIETHVLMDEIAIRRALTRIAHEILEKNKGIDDCVLVGIRTRGVHLAQRLAEKIAEIEGAPIPWGELDVTAYRDDRSSVAEAKGNGKELLMNPADVSVHDKKVILFDDVLYTGRTIRAAMDALMDCGRPQMIQLAVLADRGHRELPIRPDYIGKNIPTSKSEEIVVALQETDGKDEVTIIQNRGE; this is encoded by the coding sequence ATGAGTATTGAAACACATGTACTGATGGATGAAATTGCGATTCGTCGGGCATTAACGCGGATTGCACATGAAATTTTGGAGAAAAACAAGGGTATTGACGATTGCGTACTCGTAGGTATTCGAACACGCGGAGTTCATCTGGCGCAGCGCTTGGCTGAAAAAATTGCTGAAATTGAAGGCGCACCAATTCCATGGGGAGAGCTAGATGTCACAGCCTACCGCGATGACCGGAGCAGCGTTGCCGAGGCTAAAGGAAATGGAAAAGAGCTTTTGATGAATCCCGCTGACGTATCGGTTCATGATAAGAAAGTCATTCTCTTTGACGATGTGCTGTACACAGGCCGCACTATTCGCGCGGCGATGGATGCATTGATGGACTGCGGACGACCGCAAATGATCCAGCTGGCTGTGCTAGCAGATCGCGGACACCGTGAGCTTCCGATTCGTCCGGATTACATCGGCAAGAACATCCCGACCTCCAAATCTGAGGAAATCGTAGTTGCACTTCAGGAGACGGACGGTAAGGACGAAGTGACGATCATTCAGAACCGGGGGGAATAG
- a CDS encoding aspartate carbamoyltransferase catalytic subunit, translated as MITTASQLRERSLLGLKELSRNEIESILDRAQYWESQPQKLIPVLQSRFAANMFFENSTRTRFSFEMAEKRLGAQVLNFSAAASSVEKGESIYDTVRTLESMGIDAGVIRLKPAGVLQELAEKVSVPLVNAGDGNNEHPTQALLDLYTMRKTFGELKGLRVSIIGDILHSRVARSNLWALQKFGAEVSFCAPDNMQASDLATYAPYVPMQEALQADVVMMLRVQLERHAEGMLRSADEYREQYGLTEERAASLKSGTIIMHPAPVNRNVEIDSAVVESEQSRIFPQMANGVPIRMAVMERAMKL; from the coding sequence ATGATCACAACAGCCAGTCAACTTAGAGAACGTAGCCTGCTCGGATTAAAAGAACTTAGCCGAAATGAAATTGAGTCGATTCTGGATCGTGCTCAGTATTGGGAATCACAGCCGCAAAAACTGATTCCAGTCCTACAGTCACGCTTCGCGGCCAACATGTTTTTTGAAAATAGTACACGCACACGCTTTTCTTTTGAAATGGCGGAGAAGCGGCTCGGCGCTCAGGTTTTGAACTTTTCCGCTGCGGCTTCCAGTGTGGAAAAAGGGGAGTCCATTTACGATACTGTGCGTACGCTTGAATCCATGGGCATTGATGCTGGAGTCATTCGCTTAAAGCCAGCAGGAGTGCTGCAAGAGCTTGCTGAGAAGGTCAGTGTTCCGCTGGTTAATGCGGGAGACGGCAACAATGAGCATCCAACGCAGGCTTTGCTAGACCTCTACACCATGCGCAAAACTTTCGGTGAGCTTAAAGGCTTGAGAGTATCCATCATAGGAGACATTTTGCACAGCCGTGTAGCTCGCTCGAATCTGTGGGCCTTGCAAAAATTCGGAGCCGAGGTTAGCTTCTGTGCACCAGACAATATGCAGGCATCTGATCTTGCAACGTACGCGCCTTATGTGCCGATGCAAGAAGCATTGCAGGCAGACGTAGTCATGATGCTGCGGGTCCAGCTGGAACGGCATGCCGAAGGAATGTTGCGCTCAGCGGATGAGTACCGAGAGCAGTACGGTTTGACAGAAGAAAGAGCAGCAAGCCTTAAGTCCGGAACAATTATCATGCACCCGGCTCCAGTGAATCGAAACGTGGAGATCGACAGTGCAGTTGTGGAAAGCGAGCAATCGCGAATTTTTCCGCAAATGGCCAACGGGGTTCCGATCCGCATGGCGGTTATGGAACGGGCAATGAAGCTGTAG
- a CDS encoding dihydroorotase: MKQLIMNASVLNEQGEAELKSILIADGKILAIANADAGVSLLVEEGASGQELDVEKIDAQGKLVIPGLIDMHVHLREPGFEYKETIETGSRAAVKGGFTTIACMPNTRPVTDNVDTVQLVLKKGQEAGLAKVLPYAAITKNELGRELTDFEALKAAGAIGFTDDGVGVQSAQMMKDAMSQAKALDMPVIAHCEDNTLVVGAAVTDGEFAKRHGLKGIPNESEAIHVGRDILLSEATGAHYHVCHVSTEQSVRLIRHAKSFGIKVTAEVCPHHLVLSDEDIPGLDANWKMNPPLRSPRDVQACIEGLEDGTIDIIVTDHAAHSEEEKAKGLELAPFGIVGFETAFPLLYTKFVATGKWTLDFLVRRMTTDPARVFRLDTGRLEEGAPADLTMIDLEQEQVVDPQTFASKGRNTPFTGWKLKGWPVKTWVDGKLVWSADEAK; this comes from the coding sequence ATGAAACAATTAATTATGAATGCAAGCGTATTGAACGAGCAGGGCGAGGCTGAATTGAAATCCATCCTTATTGCCGATGGGAAAATTTTAGCTATCGCAAATGCGGATGCCGGAGTTAGCCTACTTGTGGAAGAAGGGGCATCTGGGCAAGAGCTCGATGTCGAAAAAATCGACGCCCAGGGAAAACTGGTCATCCCCGGTCTAATCGACATGCATGTGCATCTGAGAGAACCTGGCTTTGAATATAAAGAAACCATTGAAACAGGTAGCCGCGCTGCGGTGAAAGGTGGATTTACCACGATTGCCTGCATGCCGAACACACGTCCGGTTACGGACAATGTAGACACGGTTCAGCTGGTGCTGAAAAAGGGGCAAGAGGCTGGGCTGGCCAAGGTACTTCCTTACGCAGCCATCACGAAAAACGAACTGGGACGAGAACTGACGGATTTTGAAGCGCTCAAAGCAGCAGGTGCAATCGGCTTTACTGATGACGGAGTCGGAGTGCAGAGTGCACAGATGATGAAAGATGCCATGTCACAAGCTAAAGCGCTGGATATGCCAGTCATTGCACATTGTGAAGATAACACACTTGTTGTAGGAGCAGCGGTGACGGATGGTGAATTTGCCAAGCGTCACGGACTCAAAGGTATCCCCAATGAATCCGAGGCGATCCATGTTGGGCGTGACATCCTGCTATCCGAGGCAACCGGGGCACATTATCATGTATGCCATGTCAGCACAGAACAATCGGTGCGGTTGATTCGCCATGCGAAATCTTTTGGCATCAAAGTCACTGCTGAGGTATGCCCGCATCACTTGGTACTGTCCGATGAGGACATTCCTGGGTTAGATGCTAACTGGAAAATGAATCCTCCACTACGCTCCCCGCGTGATGTGCAGGCATGCATCGAGGGGCTGGAGGACGGAACGATTGATATCATCGTAACTGACCATGCAGCACACAGCGAGGAAGAGAAGGCAAAAGGGTTGGAGCTGGCGCCATTTGGAATCGTCGGATTTGAAACGGCCTTTCCACTGCTGTACACCAAATTCGTAGCTACTGGGAAATGGACACTGGACTTTCTGGTGCGCCGTATGACGACTGACCCAGCGCGTGTCTTCCGCCTTGATACAGGACGTCTGGAAGAGGGAGCACCCGCTGACCTGACCATGATTGATCTGGAGCAGGAGCAGGTAGTTGATCCACAAACGTTTGCCAGCAAAGGACGCAACACTCCTTTTACAGGCTGGAAGCTCAAAGGCTGGCCGGTGAAAACTTGGGTAGACGGCAAACTGGTATGGTCTGCTGACGAAGCAAAATAA
- the carA gene encoding glutamine-hydrolyzing carbamoyl-phosphate synthase small subunit, which translates to MQARLLLQDGTLFTGTSFGAEGEKTGEVVFNTGITGYQEVLTDPSYCGQIVTMTYPLIGNYGITRDDFESVRPYVHGFAVRHYEPAPSNWRAQYSVGDLLKEYGIIGISDIDTRMLTRIIRHHGTMKGILTTGSQPVEELKEMMSDMTIEELRNQVPLTSTPHPYSSPGNGERIVLIDYGAKSGILRELNKRDCDVVVVPHDTTAEEIRRLDPDGIQLSNGPGDPKDVPHAVRTVAELLGEYPIFGICLGHQLFALASGADTEKLKFGHRGGNHPVKELESGRCFITSQNHGYTVNEDSIQGTELEVTHINNNDKTIEGLKHTKYPAFSVQYHPEAAPGPYDNGYLFDRFLDMIREHKRNQPKQPRQAAIAAAVRGER; encoded by the coding sequence ATGCAGGCAAGATTGTTACTTCAGGACGGCACGCTGTTTACAGGCACATCATTTGGTGCGGAAGGTGAAAAAACAGGCGAGGTCGTTTTCAACACAGGGATTACAGGCTATCAAGAGGTGCTGACGGATCCCTCTTATTGCGGACAAATCGTAACCATGACTTACCCGCTGATTGGTAATTATGGAATTACTCGTGATGATTTTGAATCGGTACGGCCTTATGTTCATGGCTTTGCTGTTCGACATTACGAGCCGGCGCCAAGTAACTGGCGTGCTCAATACAGCGTGGGCGATTTGCTGAAGGAATATGGCATCATTGGCATTAGCGACATCGACACCCGCATGCTCACCCGGATTATTCGCCATCACGGCACAATGAAGGGCATTTTGACGACTGGTTCCCAGCCGGTGGAAGAACTAAAAGAAATGATGTCCGACATGACCATAGAAGAACTGCGTAATCAGGTTCCTTTGACTTCTACACCTCATCCGTACAGCAGCCCTGGCAACGGAGAACGGATCGTATTGATTGACTATGGTGCCAAGAGCGGCATCCTGCGCGAACTGAATAAACGGGACTGCGATGTGGTTGTCGTTCCGCATGATACGACGGCCGAAGAAATTCGTCGCTTAGATCCAGACGGTATACAGCTGTCCAACGGTCCTGGAGATCCGAAAGACGTACCACATGCTGTCCGTACGGTGGCTGAACTGCTAGGAGAATACCCTATTTTCGGGATTTGCTTGGGACACCAGTTGTTTGCCTTAGCTTCGGGAGCAGATACGGAAAAGCTGAAATTTGGACATCGCGGTGGTAACCATCCGGTGAAAGAACTGGAGAGCGGCCGTTGCTTCATTACATCACAAAATCACGGGTACACAGTGAATGAGGATTCGATCCAAGGAACTGAGCTTGAAGTGACGCATATTAATAACAACGATAAAACGATCGAGGGTCTTAAACATACTAAATATCCTGCGTTTTCGGTGCAATATCACCCAGAGGCTGCACCTGGCCCTTACGACAATGGCTACCTGTTTGACCGCTTTCTGGATATGATTCGTGAACACAAAAGAAATCAACCAAAGCAACCGCGTCAGGCTGCTATCGCCGCCGCAGTGAGAGGAGAGCGCTAA
- the carB gene encoding carbamoyl-phosphate synthase large subunit has translation MPKNTELKKILVIGSGPIVIGQAAEFDYAGTQACQALKEEGVEVVLINSNPATIMTDTNMADKVYIEPITLDFVTQIIRQERPDGLLPTLGGQTGLNMAVELARAGVLERENVKLLGTQLNSIEKAEDRDLFRDLMRELEQPVPESVIVTTLEESLEFANEIGYPIIVRPAYTLGGTGGGICATEEELRETVSSGLRYSPIGQCLVEKSIAGMKEVEYEVMRDGNDNCIVVCNMENFDPVGVHTGDSIVVAPSQTLSDREYQMLRSASLKIIRALNIEGGCNVQFALDPHSYQYYVIEVNPRVSRSSALASKATGYPIAKMAAKIALGYTLDEIVNPVTGQTYACFEPTLDYIVSKIPRWPFDKFISANRKLGTQMKATGEVMAIGRTFEESIHKAVRSLEIGVHRLHLKGADQLSDEVLKDRLSKADDERLFLVAEAFRRGWKQQDIQDITKIDWWFLDKVEGIVKFESTIAEESELTYETLYQAKRKGFTDRSIAEIRSMGQRKSMTTEPEVREFRLNQNLRPVYKMVDTCAAEFEATTPYYYSSYEVENEVIPSNKEKVIVLGSGPIRIGQGIEFDYSTVHAVWAIQKAGYEAVIINNNPETVSTDFNTSDRLYFEPLFFEDVMNVIEQEKPIGVIVQFGGQTAINLAAPLSAAGVNILGTSLESIDEAEDRKKFEQLLSRLAIAQPKGNTVTSVDEAVGTAQALGYPVLVRPSYVLGGRAMEIVYSDTELLRYMEEAVKINPEHPVLIDRYMLGKEVEVDAICDGETVLVPGIMEHVERAGVHSGDSIAVYPPQHLSDELKQKVVDITISIAKELKTIGLVNIQFVIHQDEVYVIEVNPRSSRTVPFLSKVTNIPMANLATQAILGGKLKDAGYTEGLWPESNYVSVKVPVFSFAKLRRVEPTLGPEMKSTGEVMGRDIQYAKALYKGLVGAGMKIPSTGAIIITVADKDKEEAVELMQGFYRLGYKIIATGGTAAALEQAHIPVNTVNKLSEGNPNILDMIRTGEANFVFNTLTKGKTPERDGFRIRREAVENGIVCMTSLDTVRALLKMLETINFTSESMPVLSN, from the coding sequence ATGCCGAAAAATACAGAACTTAAAAAAATACTCGTGATCGGTTCCGGTCCTATCGTTATTGGTCAGGCAGCAGAATTCGATTACGCTGGTACACAAGCTTGTCAAGCGCTCAAAGAAGAAGGCGTCGAGGTAGTACTGATTAACAGTAACCCGGCAACCATCATGACAGACACCAATATGGCAGACAAAGTATATATCGAGCCGATTACACTGGATTTTGTAACACAGATTATCCGTCAGGAGCGTCCAGATGGTCTACTTCCTACACTGGGAGGACAGACAGGTCTGAATATGGCAGTGGAACTGGCTCGCGCAGGGGTGTTGGAGCGCGAAAACGTTAAGCTGCTGGGAACTCAACTGAATTCAATTGAAAAAGCCGAAGACCGGGACTTGTTCCGCGACCTGATGCGTGAGTTGGAACAGCCCGTGCCGGAGAGTGTAATTGTAACGACATTGGAAGAATCGCTGGAATTTGCTAACGAAATCGGTTATCCCATTATCGTTCGACCGGCTTATACGCTGGGAGGTACAGGCGGTGGGATCTGCGCCACAGAAGAAGAATTGCGTGAAACCGTAAGCTCTGGCTTGCGTTACAGTCCAATCGGACAATGTTTAGTGGAAAAAAGTATCGCAGGTATGAAGGAAGTCGAATATGAAGTCATGCGTGACGGCAATGACAACTGTATCGTGGTCTGCAATATGGAAAACTTCGATCCGGTCGGCGTGCACACTGGTGACAGTATCGTCGTAGCGCCGAGCCAGACGCTGTCAGATCGTGAGTATCAGATGCTGCGCTCCGCTTCTCTCAAAATTATCCGCGCCCTCAATATCGAAGGCGGCTGTAATGTACAGTTTGCACTGGATCCGCACAGCTATCAATACTACGTGATTGAGGTCAACCCACGGGTGAGTCGTTCCTCGGCACTGGCTTCCAAGGCGACCGGATATCCGATTGCCAAAATGGCGGCCAAAATTGCACTAGGCTACACACTGGATGAAATTGTGAATCCGGTAACGGGACAAACGTATGCTTGCTTTGAGCCGACATTGGATTACATCGTGAGTAAAATACCACGCTGGCCATTTGACAAGTTCATTTCTGCCAACCGCAAACTTGGCACACAAATGAAAGCAACCGGTGAAGTCATGGCCATCGGACGTACATTTGAAGAGTCAATCCATAAAGCGGTTCGTTCTCTGGAAATTGGTGTACATCGCCTGCATCTAAAGGGTGCCGATCAACTATCTGATGAGGTGCTTAAGGATCGTCTGAGTAAAGCAGATGATGAACGCTTGTTCTTGGTAGCCGAGGCATTCCGTCGTGGCTGGAAGCAACAAGATATTCAGGATATAACTAAAATTGATTGGTGGTTCCTCGACAAGGTAGAGGGAATTGTCAAATTTGAATCCACTATCGCAGAAGAGTCTGAGTTGACTTATGAAACACTCTATCAGGCCAAACGAAAAGGATTTACTGACCGCTCCATTGCTGAGATTCGCAGTATGGGTCAACGCAAGAGTATGACAACCGAACCCGAGGTTCGTGAATTCCGTCTAAATCAAAACCTGCGTCCTGTCTACAAAATGGTAGATACGTGTGCGGCCGAGTTTGAAGCCACAACTCCGTACTACTACTCCTCTTATGAGGTGGAAAACGAAGTGATTCCATCTAACAAAGAGAAAGTCATCGTACTCGGCTCAGGACCCATCCGAATCGGGCAGGGGATTGAATTTGACTACTCCACTGTGCATGCGGTGTGGGCTATTCAAAAAGCGGGTTACGAAGCGGTAATTATTAATAACAATCCGGAGACTGTATCTACAGACTTCAACACATCTGACCGTCTCTACTTTGAGCCACTTTTCTTCGAGGATGTAATGAATGTCATCGAGCAGGAAAAACCGATTGGTGTCATCGTCCAGTTCGGCGGTCAAACGGCGATTAACCTCGCAGCACCACTTAGTGCGGCAGGCGTGAATATTTTGGGTACGAGTCTGGAAAGTATCGATGAAGCAGAAGACCGGAAAAAGTTCGAACAGCTGCTGTCTCGCCTTGCTATCGCCCAGCCTAAAGGCAATACGGTCACGTCGGTAGATGAAGCGGTAGGAACTGCCCAAGCATTGGGGTACCCAGTTCTGGTACGTCCATCCTACGTCCTGGGCGGACGCGCTATGGAAATTGTGTACTCAGATACGGAATTGCTGCGGTACATGGAAGAAGCGGTTAAAATCAATCCGGAACATCCTGTGCTCATCGACCGTTATATGCTGGGCAAAGAAGTTGAGGTTGACGCCATCTGTGACGGCGAAACGGTCCTAGTACCAGGGATTATGGAACATGTGGAACGGGCAGGGGTTCACTCAGGTGACTCGATCGCAGTGTATCCGCCACAACACTTGTCTGACGAGCTGAAGCAAAAAGTCGTGGACATTACGATCAGCATCGCCAAGGAATTGAAAACGATTGGTCTGGTAAACATTCAGTTCGTCATTCATCAAGATGAGGTGTATGTCATCGAGGTTAACCCTCGTTCCTCACGGACGGTTCCTTTCCTAAGCAAAGTAACGAATATTCCGATGGCTAACCTGGCGACACAGGCCATTTTGGGCGGTAAGCTTAAAGATGCAGGCTATACAGAAGGGCTATGGCCTGAAAGTAATTATGTCTCGGTTAAGGTTCCTGTATTCTCCTTTGCCAAGCTGCGTCGTGTAGAGCCAACACTGGGGCCTGAAATGAAATCTACAGGTGAAGTTATGGGACGCGATATCCAGTATGCGAAAGCATTGTACAAAGGACTCGTAGGCGCAGGTATGAAAATTCCATCTACTGGGGCGATCATCATTACAGTAGCGGATAAGGATAAGGAAGAAGCGGTCGAGCTGATGCAGGGCTTTTATAGACTGGGCTACAAAATTATTGCTACAGGTGGAACGGCAGCAGCCTTGGAACAGGCCCACATTCCAGTGAACACTGTTAATAAGCTAAGTGAGGGCAATCCGAATATTCTGGATATGATCCGTACAGGTGAAGCCAACTTTGTCTTCAACACGCTCACCAAAGGCAAAACGCCAGAGCGTGACGGATTCCGCATCCGCCGCGAAGCAGTTGAAAACGGCATTGTTTGCATGACCTCGCTGGATACAGTGCGCGCTCTGTTAAAAATGCTGGAGACGATTAACTTCACATCCGAATCGATGCCAGTTCTGAGCAACTAA